The Aspergillus luchuensis IFO 4308 DNA, chromosome 6, nearly complete sequence genome segment GGTCCGCTGTAGAACATTGAGACGATCGTGATACTGGTGATTGATACTTTGTCCCTTCTCCTGCGACGCTTTCTGCCGCGACCGAATAACTTTCATTAGATTGTTTCGGATCTGGACGAAGCCAAAGGTTAAGATCCACGTAATTGCTGCTGTCACTTTCGCATAGTCGAAGAAGGTCGCCCAGAGGTTCTGAAGACCCATGTACATGTCACCGTACTCCGCGTAGGCGGTCTCGTTCAGCTGATAGTCGGAGGTAACTACCTCGAGGGTAGGGTAGGTCGTTCCGTTCACTGTCAGCAGAGAATTAGACATAAGGCCGTGCTTGTAAGACCCAAGGTTTCCCCATTTCGCGGCTGGGAGTAAGACCCAACAATTGAAAACGAAGGCCAGGAACAAAACGACCTGCGTCCACCATGGGGTAAGAAGGATCGAAGAACCGTTCCAGTTGATGTTCGACCAGTCGAGGGACAGATTCAGCAGTCCCATACCCCCCAACCCAGAACCCAGGAAGTTAGCCACAGCGTTATGCGGTGCGACCCAGCACAAGAAGGCGAGGGAAGATGTGAACGGAAAGACGTATTCGGGCAAGAACTGCCATAATGTCATTcccaggaagcagaggaagaaaaccTTCATCTGCCGCCGCGCGAGGGGGGATGAAACATCCTGTTTCCGGAATGTTTCGAACAACGTAGTCTGCATGAGGGCCTGCGGCCAGATGAAGTTGGGATCATATAGCAGAAGCTGGCGGGCTAGTGCTGCGAAAGCATACCCGATCCAAACAATCGCAAACATGAAGAAAATAGCTACAGCAGGGTTGACTCGCTCGCCGTAGTAGAGCTCTGCCATTGCGATCGGGGTATATCCCAGGTTGTAGGTAGCTCCAGACGCCGCCGTCAAGGTAACCAGAACGTGTTCCTTGATGCTCCACGGGCCCGGGTTGAGGCTAAAGGACCAACGGGTAAAGGGCACGCGGATCACCCAGGCTGGAAGGACCCGCGCCAGAAAGTGACCCGCATAGTGGCACGCGATCTGCACGAAGAAAACGGAGTATGGGGCTTCGGTAGTACGGAAGTGGCTCATCATGGACAAGAAGGCACCGGGTACGACGAATATCACACAGAGAACGAAGTATCGAAAGGTAATGGTGTACAGGGTTGGGTCGTCAGTAAGACTGACCAACTGGCGCACCTCGAGAGGCAGCGCGGCGATCTCGgggtcttcttcggctgcgGTTTCGACCACATTGGGCTCTTCGGTCTTCTGACTCTTCTCCAAATCATCCACGGGCTGTTCCTTCACGGACGCCGCTTTGGACACGGAGTCGGACGTCTGGTCCTCCCGGTAGCCCGTTGTTGTGGCGACGGGCGACACATCGCCGGCATCAGAAGGCGC includes the following:
- a CDS encoding OPT family oligopeptide transporter (COG:T;~EggNog:ENOG410PFII;~InterPro:IPR004813;~PFAM:PF03169;~TransMembrane:15 (i102-120o132-154i175-197o209-229i270-289o295-321i342-360o425-443i485-510o516-535i602-625o675-692i699-718o724-740i752-773o);~go_process: GO:0055085 - transmembrane transport [Evidence IEA]) — encoded protein: MGLSTIFRRKRDDAAPSDAGDVSPVATTTGYREDQTSDSVSKAASVKEQPVDDLEKSQKTEEPNVVETAAEEDPEIAALPLEVRQLVSLTDDPTLYTITFRYFVLCVIFVVPGAFLSMMSHFRTTEAPYSVFFVQIACHYAGHFLARVLPAWVIRVPFTRWSFSLNPGPWSIKEHVLVTLTAASGATYNLGYTPIAMAELYYGERVNPAVAIFFMFAIVWIGYAFAALARQLLLYDPNFIWPQALMQTTLFETFRKQDVSSPLARRQMKVFFLCFLGMTLWQFLPEYVFPFTSSLAFLCWVAPHNAVANFLGSGLGGMGLLNLSLDWSNINWNGSSILLTPWWTQVVLFLAFVFNCWVLLPAAKWGNLGSYKHGLMSNSLLTVNGTTYPTLEVVTSDYQLNETAYAEYGDMYMGLQNLWATFFDYAKVTAAITWILTFGFVQIRNNLMKVIRSRQKASQEKGQSINHQYHDRLNVLQRTYKEIPLWWYVALFMAGFIALIVTIACGYLWIPIWTLFVALASAAILVVPFGFLYAISNYQLAVGSFNELVYGYMVETPAGKSHRHPCGPSTYGSIAGDAWYRAQYMLQDQKIGHYMHIPPRTVFFSQIFGTILGIPVNYAVIRWVLNTKGDYLSGKKTDPLNQWSGQSLKSSNTLGVQYAVLGPSRLFKEQEMKPLPWAFLVGAVLPPILYIMHRTLPRWLRIDLWNVSIFFSGLSVFYGNISTGYTSAIIGGYVVMYWAYRYRFEVWKRYSYMVAAAFDAGFNLNMLLIFLFFGSGKQISMPNWWGNNSDSVERCFALD